A region of Salvia splendens isolate huo1 chromosome 17, SspV2, whole genome shotgun sequence DNA encodes the following proteins:
- the LOC121773893 gene encoding probable membrane-associated kinase regulator 1, which translates to MGYHHRRRRPTPKSYTLPSSPTHSSDSSDFEFAISLSPRKSSAADLCPADKLFYKGKLLPLHPSPRLSMVRTLLLSSSSTSSSDTTTTTASRHSTDSSSARPSSATDDDLKHLTPPTTTTKKSSKYFSLPKLFRKDSGAGAREVIRKYLKKLKPLYEKLSQKPSQQQKTSRISSLTNTFIVAKDYKSQEINTQSFSGNLSLYNKGRSCFSSCPPSMGSSPSHCRNRHGYGQTGRPGSVIHSSSDTSSMEELQNAIQGAIMHCKTSMLQT; encoded by the coding sequence ATGGGctaccaccaccgccgccgccgcccaaCCCCCAAGTCCTACACCCTCCCCTCCTCCCCCACCCACTCCTCCGACTCCTCCGACTTCGAATTCGCCATTTCCCTCTCCCCCCGCAAATCCTCCGCCGCCGATCTCTGCCCCGCCGACAAGCTCTTCTACAAGGGCAAgctcctccccctccaccccTCCCCCCGCCTCTCCATGGTCCGCACCCTCCTCCTCTCTtcctcctccacctcctcctccgacaccaccaccaccaccgcctcccGCCACTCCACTGACTCCTCCTCCGCCCGCCCCAGCTCCGCCACCGACGACGACCTCAAACACCTCACCCcacccaccaccaccaccaaaaaaTCCTCCAAATACTTCTCCCTCCCCAAGCTCTTCCGCAAAGATTCCGGCGCCGGCGCCCGGGAAGTCATACGCAAGTACTTGAAAAAACTCAAACCCTTGTACGAGAAGCTCTCCCAGAAGCCGTCGCAGCAGCAAAAAACATCCAGAATTTCAAGCTTGACAAATACGTTTATTGTCGCCAAAGACTACAAGAGCCAAGAAATCAATACACAATCATTTTCGGGCAATCTGAGCCTGTATAATAAGGGAAGAAGCTGCTTCTCTAGCTGCCCGCCGTCGATGGGTTCGTCGCCGAGCCACTGTAGAAACAGGCACGGGTACGGGCAAACGGGTCGACCCGGATCCGTAATCCACAGCAGCTCGGACACGTCATCGATGGAGGAGTTGCAGAATGCGATTCAAGGTGCGATTATGCATTGCAAAACCTCAATGCTTCAGACTTAG